One region of Triticum aestivum cultivar Chinese Spring chromosome 6B, IWGSC CS RefSeq v2.1, whole genome shotgun sequence genomic DNA includes:
- the LOC123137918 gene encoding soluble inorganic pyrophosphatase: MSGEADGKTYQVSRMPPAALNERILSSMSQKHVAAHPWHDLEIGPGAPAVFNCVVEIPRGSKVKYELDKATGLIKVDRVLYSSVVYPHNYGFIPRTLCEDNDPMDVLVLMQEQVVPGCFLRARAIGLMPMIDQGEKDDKIIAVCADDPEYRHFRDISELPPHRLQEIRRFFEDYKKNENKEVAVNDFLPAEDAINAIKYSMDLYGSYIMEGLRK, encoded by the exons ATGTCTGGAGAAGCTGATGGGAAGACCTACCAGGTATCAAGGATGCCCCCTGCTGCTCTCAATGAGCGCATCCTTTCTTCCATGTCTCAAAAGCACGTTGCTGCTCACCCATGGCATGACCTGGAGATAG GTCCAGGAGCCCCTGCAGTTTTCAACTGT GTGGTTGAGATTCCTAGAGGCAGCAAGGTTAAGTATGAGTTGGACAAAGCAACTGGTCTTATCAAG GTTGATCGTGTTCTGTACTCCTCAGTTGTGTACCCACACAATTATGGCTTCATTCCACGCACACTCTGCGAGGATAATGACCCGATGGACGTCCTTGTCCTGATGCAG GAACAAGTTGTTCCTGGTTGCTTCCTGCGTGCCCGTGCTATTGGGCTTATGCCTATGATTGATCAG GGTGAGAAAGATGACAAGATCATAGCTGTCTGTGCTGATGATCCTGAGTACCGTCACTTCAGAGACATCAGTGAACTTCCCCCGCATCGCCTACAGGAGATCCGTCGCTTCTTTGAAGACT ACAAGAAGAATGAAAACAAGGAGGTTGCAGTGAATGATTTCCTCCCAGCAGAAGATGCCATCAACGCAATCAAGTACTCAAT GGACCTCTACGGTTCGTACATCATGGAGGGCTTAAGGAAGTGA